Proteins co-encoded in one Bacillota bacterium genomic window:
- a CDS encoding TSCPD domain-containing protein: protein MNWRAVCRETCTYGSEGEAVSCFLPYPLLPYESCNLGSINVAQFTVKTDEGLAVDWDHLKEVVHTAVRFLDNVIDANNYPLEEIDKITKANRKIGLGVMGFADLLIRLGIAYNSDEGVAFAKELMSFIQTEARAASAQLAEERRPFPNYPGSIYEKQGIVLRNATVTTIAPTGTISIIAGCSSGIEPLFALAFTRNVMDDERLVEINPVFEEIIREHGLYSQELMERVAVTGSVADIEEIPLELRKVLVTAHDISPKWHIAMQAAFQEFTDNAVSKTVNFPNEATREQIEEVYRLAYKLGCKGVTVYRSGSREGEVLTVGSKQTTEEKQSAQAKHRPRKRPAITRGQTERVKTGCGTLYVTINEDDEGVCEVFTTIGKAGGCSAAFSEATARLISLALRSGVELEQVVRQLKGIRCPHPVWQNGRLILSCPDAIAMVLQRYLDEKKGVVREETRSEEPISINPKGAGDCPDCGGQLKHESGCETCMDCGFSRCG from the coding sequence ATTAACTGGAGAGCCGTATGCAGGGAAACCTGCACGTACGGTTCGGAGGGGGAAGCTGTAAGCTGTTTTCTACCCTACCCATTACTTCCCTATGAGAGCTGTAATTTAGGCTCAATTAATGTAGCTCAGTTTACCGTAAAAACCGATGAGGGATTGGCTGTGGACTGGGATCACTTAAAAGAGGTAGTCCACACAGCGGTGCGGTTTTTAGATAATGTGATCGATGCCAACAACTATCCGCTGGAAGAAATAGATAAAATTACCAAAGCTAACCGCAAGATCGGCCTGGGCGTGATGGGTTTTGCCGATCTGCTGATTCGGTTAGGGATTGCTTATAACTCTGATGAAGGAGTAGCTTTTGCTAAAGAGCTGATGAGCTTTATTCAAACCGAAGCAAGAGCAGCGTCAGCTCAGCTTGCTGAGGAGCGGCGACCATTCCCGAACTATCCGGGAAGTATTTATGAAAAGCAGGGTATTGTCCTGAGAAATGCAACCGTCACAACCATTGCCCCTACCGGTACCATTTCAATTATAGCTGGATGCTCCAGCGGTATTGAACCATTATTTGCCCTGGCCTTTACCCGCAATGTCATGGACGATGAACGGCTGGTAGAAATAAATCCGGTGTTCGAAGAGATTATCCGGGAGCACGGACTCTACTCCCAGGAACTGATGGAGCGGGTCGCCGTGACCGGATCCGTAGCGGATATCGAGGAAATTCCCCTGGAGTTGAGGAAAGTATTAGTAACAGCTCATGATATTTCACCGAAGTGGCACATTGCCATGCAGGCAGCTTTCCAAGAGTTTACCGATAACGCCGTAAGCAAGACGGTTAACTTCCCCAATGAAGCAACTCGGGAACAAATTGAAGAAGTGTACCGTCTCGCCTATAAATTAGGATGCAAGGGGGTGACTGTGTATCGAAGTGGATCCCGCGAGGGAGAAGTATTGACAGTTGGCAGCAAGCAGACCACTGAAGAGAAGCAGTCAGCCCAGGCTAAACACAGACCGCGAAAGCGCCCGGCAATCACCAGAGGCCAAACCGAACGGGTCAAGACCGGATGCGGCACCCTTTACGTTACCATTAATGAGGATGACGAGGGAGTATGCGAAGTCTTTACCACCATCGGTAAAGCCGGTGGCTGTTCAGCGGCGTTTTCCGAGGCAACAGCTCGGCTGATTTCCCTTGCTCTGCGCTCCGGAGTGGAACTGGAGCAGGTGGTGCGCCAGCTGAAGGGCATTCGCTGCCCGCACCCGGTATGGCAGAACGGCAGACTGATTTTATCCTGTCCCGATGCCATCGCCATGGTCCTGCAGCGCTATCTCGATGAGAAAAAAGGAGTTGTGCGGGAAGAAACCAGATCGGAAGAACCAATCAGCATCAACCCGAAAGGAGCGGGAGACTGCCCCGACTGTGGTGGACAGCTGAAGCATGAAAGCGGCTGTGAAACCTGCATGGATTGTGGATTCAGCCGCTGCGGATAA
- a CDS encoding L,D-transpeptidase: protein MLKFRSAGSVLAGIVLVICLTLTAAAQELTREIVVNIPEFTLYLYENGIVIKQYPIGVGTEVKPSVLGETEVINRVKNPTYYPIRWWERGLEPIPPGPDNPVGTRWIGLGIPSYGIHGTNNPASIGHPVSSGCIRMYNHDVEELMDLIRVGTKVTLIYQTIRLSQDPLLNTKTITVHPDIYKYNTNTTETVMIMLEERGWTDIHLEALGALLENPSGLPQPLPLAVDCVINGTRMEGAAVKFGRQYYVPLVDDLAEYQFEDVKLWDREYVNVTELAEKLGFGYQISDSIELFNVEFMLFEESTGVQAFLQDEQLFLPVEELSRALELPIPTSLAAHTEKINGVEYLRQADSFRWGLKVTWNYPERQAVIVLPLIYLDGEALGAAVIREDWIYVPYAEPVFELTAVAPDELSSLYGIETVQAGNTFYVPEWLIQWMLPGVELEIIYP from the coding sequence ATGCTGAAATTCAGATCCGCAGGCTCAGTGCTTGCGGGGATTGTGTTAGTCATCTGCCTGACACTAACAGCAGCAGCACAAGAACTAACCCGCGAAATAGTAGTGAACATTCCAGAATTCACTCTTTACCTATATGAGAATGGAATTGTGATTAAACAGTACCCCATCGGTGTGGGTACTGAAGTAAAGCCTTCTGTCTTAGGCGAGACTGAAGTTATCAACCGGGTGAAAAACCCTACTTATTATCCCATCCGCTGGTGGGAGCGGGGCCTGGAGCCGATTCCACCCGGTCCCGATAACCCGGTAGGCACCAGATGGATCGGCTTGGGGATACCAAGCTACGGCATCCACGGCACGAATAACCCAGCGTCCATCGGCCATCCGGTATCCAGCGGCTGCATTAGAATGTACAATCACGATGTGGAAGAATTGATGGATCTGATCCGCGTAGGAACAAAGGTAACGCTGATCTACCAGACGATCAGATTGAGTCAGGATCCGCTGCTTAACACTAAAACAATCACGGTCCATCCGGATATCTACAAATACAACACTAACACCACCGAGACAGTAATGATTATGCTGGAGGAGCGGGGGTGGACCGATATCCATCTTGAGGCTCTGGGCGCGCTCTTAGAGAATCCTTCTGGACTGCCTCAGCCTCTGCCGCTGGCTGTGGACTGCGTGATTAACGGTACCAGAATGGAAGGTGCTGCTGTTAAATTCGGCAGGCAGTATTATGTGCCGCTGGTTGATGACTTAGCAGAGTATCAGTTCGAAGATGTTAAGCTTTGGGATCGGGAGTATGTAAATGTCACTGAGCTTGCGGAAAAGCTTGGTTTTGGCTATCAGATCAGCGACAGCATTGAGCTGTTTAATGTAGAGTTCATGCTTTTTGAAGAATCCACCGGGGTCCAGGCTTTTTTGCAGGATGAGCAGCTTTTTCTCCCGGTGGAAGAGCTGAGCAGGGCTTTGGAACTGCCGATTCCCACCAGTTTAGCCGCTCATACCGAAAAAATCAATGGAGTGGAGTATCTCCGTCAGGCTGACAGCTTTCGCTGGGGCTTAAAGGTGACTTGGAACTATCCTGAACGGCAGGCAGTGATAGTACTTCCACTCATCTATTTAGATGGTGAAGCCTTGGGAGCCGCGGTGATTCGAGAAGACTGGATTTATGTTCCTTACGCTGAACCTGTCTTTGAGCTGACAGCTGTTGCGCCTGACGAGTTGAGCTCCCTTTACGGGATTGAAACTGTACAAGCTGGTAACACCTTTTATGTTCCTGAGTGGCTGATTCAGTGGATGCTGCCGGGGGTTGAACTGGAAATCATCTACCCATAA
- a CDS encoding S-layer homology domain-containing protein, whose translation MKKLPIVLMIMVLLYTGTAFAHYPDIEGSWARDAIINLAEQNIFAGIYDGNFEPNNYVTREEIIELAARGFDLTTTEKQTLYSWLDHLMPMVDPEMEAAEFATRAELTAVIANLMGLTDQSIDVANWEPSFEDINRDHPLFTAVELVSKLDVLPTYVMNRFEPQRLATRGETAVLLNAALHLENIAGKVAEIHEASNRIIVTTEDDLYRSLPIAADTIILSSGTAQNLNEIGVGDEIHAYYNTNGSVALVSVDQSTAGGSNLLQNLAGLLKNLPNVQSLKSLNLDSLVSKDTAAALQEVLTPEQLAAIISGDWSKASDNLRSDLFGQLVELGLTPWEAEAVLSQDWQSLGDMGMDRVAVLLSDYIGVSPEIFYAAFNQDWSRLYEYAQVEIAQRLLTALAM comes from the coding sequence ATGAAGAAGCTACCAATAGTATTAATGATCATGGTCTTATTATACACTGGTACTGCTTTTGCCCACTACCCGGATATTGAAGGCAGCTGGGCTCGCGATGCGATTATAAATCTGGCTGAGCAGAATATCTTTGCCGGAATCTATGACGGAAATTTTGAACCGAACAACTATGTCACCAGAGAAGAGATTATTGAACTTGCCGCCAGAGGTTTTGATCTCACTACAACTGAGAAGCAGACTCTCTACAGCTGGCTCGATCATCTCATGCCCATGGTAGATCCGGAGATGGAGGCAGCCGAGTTTGCAACCAGAGCGGAATTAACCGCTGTAATTGCTAATCTCATGGGCTTAACCGATCAGAGCATTGACGTAGCAAACTGGGAACCATCGTTTGAAGACATTAACCGGGATCATCCCCTGTTTACAGCTGTAGAGCTGGTCAGTAAACTTGATGTTCTTCCCACTTATGTGATGAACCGGTTTGAACCGCAGCGCTTGGCAACTCGCGGCGAAACTGCTGTCCTGTTAAACGCAGCTTTACACTTAGAAAACATCGCAGGTAAAGTAGCAGAAATCCACGAAGCGTCCAACCGGATTATCGTAACAACTGAAGATGATCTCTACCGTTCCCTGCCAATTGCAGCGGATACAATTATTCTCAGCAGCGGTACTGCCCAAAATCTTAACGAGATTGGTGTCGGCGATGAAATCCACGCCTATTACAATACCAATGGCAGTGTTGCGCTGGTAAGTGTAGACCAATCAACCGCAGGCGGCAGCAATCTGCTTCAGAACTTGGCAGGTCTGCTCAAGAATCTGCCCAATGTCCAGAGCCTGAAATCCTTAAACTTAGACTCTTTAGTTTCTAAGGACACAGCAGCGGCTCTCCAGGAAGTGCTTACTCCTGAACAGCTGGCCGCTATCATTTCCGGTGACTGGTCAAAAGCAAGCGACAACTTACGGTCCGATCTCTTTGGCCAGCTGGTTGAATTAGGCTTGACCCCATGGGAAGCAGAAGCTGTTCTCAGCCAAGACTGGCAGTCCTTAGGTGATATGGGTATGGATCGGGTAGCGGTACTGCTTTCCGATTATATCGGAGTTTCGCCGGAGATCTTTTACGCCGCTTTTAATCAAGACTGGAGCCGCCTCTATGAGTACGCTCAGGTAGAAATTGCCCAAAGACTGTTAACAGCGCTGGCTATGTAA
- the polA gene encoding DNA polymerase I, which yields MEPTLFLIDGNSLLNRAYYALPPLTTVQGVPTNAVYGFTTMLLRLEEDYHPTKIYVAFDVAAPTFRHEAYTEYKAHRAGMPDDLKPQVGLIKQVLDAWGIKRLELAGYEADDVIGTAAKRAEALGYKVYIVTGDRDALQLISDQTTVLLTKRGIKELEIVDRQRLMDEYQLTPEQVIDLKGLMGDSSDNIPGVPGVGEKTALKLLHKHKSIAQLYENLDQEKGKLKERLEENKDQALMSRELATIDCEVPVEINFDEEPVPDNEKLVELFTELEFKSLIERLSKESEAIAELAEQAKPEVPEMDFECIVFKPEMGAGFAADLEQADQCGIYASDSDFAIACGNRVWYIEAKYRDQALGLLSEKGAEIALYCSDAKHFYKLWVQSKLDPKQVRIAGDVELAGYVLDPSGDHDLSSLSVRYLNLPPLTGVGSIPQQAGEKAHRVLLLAAKLDPEIEAENMGHLYHDVELPLAKVLAKMELTGIICNPDKLKTISAEMEELLEQLTAEIYEIAGREFNINSPKQLGVVLFDELGLPVLKKTKTGPSTNAEVLEQLSYHPIVDKVLTYRQLSKLKSTYTDALVELINPETNRIHTTFNQTITATGRLSSANPNLQNIPIRTAEGRRIRGAFEPQEGWHLLSADYSQIELRVLAHISGDAGLIDAFKSGADIHRRTASEILEIPMEEVSAADRDSAKAINFGIIYGISSYGLAKGTKLTQAQAQQYIDQYFARYPQVKAYLDNTIKTAKTEGYVTTILNRRRYLPDINSRNYQRRSFAERMAMNTPIQGSAADIIKMAMLKVDQALAEQNFKTRMLLQVHDELVFEVPPEELETAAALVKQTMESVIELKVPLRVDVKVGRDWEQVKAFEVK from the coding sequence ATGGAACCGACTTTATTTTTAATTGATGGTAATAGTTTACTGAACCGCGCTTATTACGCCCTCCCACCTCTGACCACAGTTCAGGGAGTGCCTACTAACGCGGTCTATGGATTTACGACGATGCTGCTGCGATTAGAGGAAGATTACCATCCCACCAAGATTTATGTTGCATTTGATGTTGCCGCGCCCACATTTCGCCATGAAGCGTATACCGAATATAAAGCGCACCGCGCCGGCATGCCTGATGATCTGAAACCCCAGGTAGGTTTGATTAAGCAGGTGCTGGATGCGTGGGGAATTAAAAGACTGGAGCTGGCCGGATACGAAGCAGATGATGTTATTGGCACTGCTGCCAAAAGAGCAGAAGCCTTAGGATACAAAGTCTATATTGTCACTGGTGATCGGGATGCCCTCCAGCTGATATCCGATCAAACCACAGTGCTGTTGACTAAGCGGGGAATTAAAGAGCTGGAAATAGTTGACCGCCAGCGGCTGATGGACGAGTATCAGCTTACTCCTGAGCAGGTTATTGATCTTAAAGGGCTGATGGGCGACAGCTCCGACAATATCCCGGGCGTGCCCGGAGTTGGGGAAAAGACTGCCCTGAAGCTTCTACATAAGCACAAGTCCATTGCTCAGTTATATGAGAATTTAGATCAGGAAAAGGGCAAGCTTAAGGAACGCCTGGAGGAAAACAAAGATCAGGCCTTGATGAGCCGGGAGCTCGCCACAATTGACTGCGAAGTTCCGGTTGAGATCAACTTTGACGAAGAGCCTGTCCCGGATAATGAGAAGCTGGTAGAACTGTTCACTGAGCTGGAGTTTAAGAGTCTTATCGAGCGCCTCAGTAAGGAAAGCGAAGCTATTGCGGAACTTGCCGAGCAGGCGAAACCAGAAGTGCCGGAAATGGATTTTGAATGTATCGTTTTTAAACCGGAAATGGGAGCTGGTTTTGCCGCTGATTTAGAGCAGGCAGATCAATGCGGAATTTACGCATCTGATTCAGATTTTGCCATCGCTTGCGGAAACAGAGTATGGTATATCGAAGCCAAGTATCGGGACCAGGCACTGGGCCTTTTGAGTGAAAAGGGCGCGGAGATCGCTTTATACTGCAGTGACGCCAAGCATTTTTATAAACTATGGGTTCAGAGCAAGCTGGATCCGAAGCAAGTGCGCATTGCTGGGGATGTGGAGCTGGCAGGTTATGTGTTGGACCCTTCCGGTGACCATGATTTATCGAGTTTATCAGTGCGCTATTTGAATTTACCTCCGCTAACTGGGGTTGGTTCGATTCCCCAGCAGGCAGGAGAGAAAGCGCACCGGGTGCTGCTTTTGGCTGCAAAGTTGGATCCAGAAATTGAAGCAGAGAATATGGGGCATCTCTACCATGATGTGGAGCTGCCTTTAGCGAAAGTGCTGGCCAAGATGGAACTTACCGGAATTATCTGCAATCCAGATAAGCTCAAAACGATATCCGCGGAAATGGAAGAGCTGTTGGAGCAGCTTACCGCCGAAATCTATGAGATTGCCGGGCGCGAGTTTAACATCAACTCACCTAAGCAGCTGGGGGTAGTGCTCTTTGATGAGCTTGGCCTTCCGGTGCTGAAGAAAACCAAAACTGGACCTTCCACGAACGCAGAAGTTTTAGAGCAGTTGAGCTACCACCCGATTGTGGACAAGGTGCTGACCTACCGGCAGCTGAGCAAACTAAAGTCAACCTATACCGATGCTTTAGTAGAGCTGATCAACCCAGAAACAAACCGCATTCATACTACCTTTAATCAAACAATTACTGCTACCGGGCGGTTATCGAGCGCCAATCCCAATCTCCAAAACATTCCCATCCGCACCGCGGAAGGAAGGAGAATTAGGGGGGCTTTTGAGCCTCAGGAAGGCTGGCATTTATTAAGCGCCGACTATTCCCAGATTGAACTGCGGGTTTTAGCCCATATTTCCGGTGACGCAGGGTTAATTGATGCTTTTAAGTCAGGCGCTGATATCCACCGCCGCACCGCAAGTGAGATTCTGGAGATACCCATGGAAGAGGTAAGCGCAGCGGATCGGGATTCGGCAAAGGCGATTAACTTCGGGATTATCTACGGCATCAGCAGTTACGGCTTGGCCAAGGGCACCAAACTCACCCAAGCCCAAGCCCAGCAGTACATTGACCAGTACTTTGCCCGCTATCCGCAGGTAAAGGCGTATCTGGATAATACCATCAAGACTGCTAAAACTGAAGGTTATGTCACCACTATTCTTAACCGCCGCCGCTACCTGCCGGATATTAACAGCCGCAACTACCAGCGCCGTTCCTTTGCAGAAAGAATGGCGATGAACACGCCGATTCAGGGCAGCGCTGCGGATATCATTAAAATGGCGATGCTGAAAGTGGATCAGGCCTTGGCTGAGCAGAACTTTAAGACCCGGATGCTTCTGCAGGTCCATGACGAGTTGGTGTTTGAAGTCCCACCGGAGGAACTGGAAACAGCGGCGGCTTTGGTCAAACAGACTATGGAATCGGTGATTGAGCTTAAGGTGCCGCTCCGGGTAGATGTAAAAGTAGGCCGTGATTGGGAACAGGTCAAAGCATTTGAGGTGAAATAA
- the mutM gene encoding DNA-formamidopyrimidine glycosylase, with protein MPELPEVETVRRTLTPVVKNKVIADCKILYPRLLPKNTVEDFCAQIINREITDINRRGKYLIFELDSPLRMVAHLRMTGQMVYQPKQDLPLEKHTSARFWFKEGGELRFVDQRKFGTIYLLPEAEYDQIQGLYTLGPEPLTEEFTVEALKESMQSARAVKTILLDQTKVAGLGNIYVDESLFRARIHPLRPGTSLTAEEIEALHASINAVIAEAIKEHGTTIRDYRTGSGATGNFQNKLRVYQQTGKPCPDCGAEIARIKVGGRSTHFCPNCQRWNQECTD; from the coding sequence GTGCCGGAACTACCAGAAGTAGAAACAGTGCGCCGGACGTTAACACCGGTGGTAAAAAACAAAGTGATTGCTGACTGCAAGATCCTCTATCCACGGCTGCTGCCAAAGAATACTGTCGAGGATTTCTGCGCCCAGATAATAAATAGGGAAATTACAGATATTAATCGGAGAGGGAAATATTTGATCTTTGAGCTGGATTCGCCGCTGCGGATGGTCGCCCATCTGAGGATGACAGGGCAGATGGTGTATCAGCCTAAGCAGGATCTGCCGCTGGAAAAGCACACCTCCGCTCGCTTTTGGTTTAAAGAAGGGGGAGAGCTCCGTTTTGTCGATCAGCGCAAATTCGGCACCATCTATCTTCTGCCAGAAGCGGAGTACGATCAAATCCAGGGGCTGTACACGCTTGGGCCTGAGCCTCTCACAGAAGAGTTTACAGTCGAGGCCTTAAAGGAAAGTATGCAGTCGGCTCGAGCAGTTAAGACCATTCTTTTAGATCAGACCAAGGTAGCCGGTTTGGGCAATATCTACGTTGATGAGTCGTTGTTTCGGGCGCGGATTCACCCCCTGCGGCCTGGAACCAGCTTAACCGCGGAGGAAATTGAGGCCTTGCATGCAAGCATCAATGCCGTGATTGCCGAAGCGATTAAAGAGCACGGCACGACCATTAGAGATTACCGCACCGGTTCAGGAGCGACCGGCAACTTCCAGAATAAGCTGAGGGTATATCAGCAGACTGGAAAACCCTGCCCAGACTGCGGCGCTGAGATTGCCAGAATCAAGGTAGGAGGCCGCAGCACGCATTTTTGCCCTAACTGCCAAAGGTGGAATCAGGAATGTACGGATTGA
- a CDS encoding dephospho-CoA kinase, giving the protein MYGLTGSIATGKSTVAAMLKEKGAVILDADQISREVVEVGTPGWKQVVEAFPEAVREDGALDRKKLGRIIFADAEKRRQLEAIIHPLVLDAIKTRGTQLKQRGQIVFADIPLLYETNSQIWLDGVVVVYVPQAVQLKRLMERDQLSEKEALKRITAQMSIEEKRQLADYVIDNSGTLSETKVQVDRLWYQIIE; this is encoded by the coding sequence ATGTACGGATTGACGGGATCGATAGCTACGGGTAAAAGCACAGTGGCAGCTATGCTTAAAGAAAAAGGAGCGGTAATTCTTGATGCTGACCAGATCTCCCGGGAGGTTGTGGAAGTAGGAACCCCGGGCTGGAAGCAGGTGGTGGAAGCATTTCCGGAAGCAGTTAGAGAAGATGGCGCTCTTGACCGAAAAAAGCTGGGCCGGATTATCTTTGCTGATGCCGAGAAGCGGCGGCAGCTGGAAGCGATTATTCATCCCTTGGTTCTCGATGCGATTAAAACCCGGGGAACTCAGCTTAAGCAGCGGGGCCAGATTGTGTTTGCCGATATCCCGCTTCTTTATGAAACTAACAGCCAAATCTGGCTGGATGGGGTAGTGGTGGTTTATGTTCCCCAAGCAGTCCAGCTCAAAAGGCTGATGGAGCGGGATCAGTTATCAGAGAAAGAGGCTTTAAAAAGAATTACTGCCCAAATGTCAATTGAGGAAAAGCGCCAGCTTGCCGATTATGTGATCGACAACAGCGGCACGCTGTCTGAAACCAAAGTTCAAGTTGACAGATTATGGTATCAAATAATAGAATGA
- a CDS encoding lytic transglycosylase domain-containing protein, which produces MNRTIRLISTIIILAVTIAALMSIKPLMQQIYPLKHVDVIRAQAEEFDLDPYLIAALIHVESKWREDAVSKKGATGLMQLMPDTAAWVAEQMGIEFEVQDLLDPEMNIMMGCWYLNYLSRRFSSFTAALAAYNGGQGNVQQWLAKEQWDGSFESASDIPFWETRTYLRKLSYTWSIYRRIYDKELGD; this is translated from the coding sequence TTGAATCGGACAATAAGGTTAATCAGCACCATTATTATATTAGCAGTAACCATCGCTGCGCTGATGTCGATCAAGCCGCTGATGCAGCAGATTTATCCTCTGAAGCATGTGGATGTGATCCGGGCACAGGCTGAGGAGTTCGACCTTGATCCTTATTTAATTGCCGCTCTGATCCATGTGGAAAGCAAGTGGCGGGAAGATGCGGTCTCGAAAAAGGGAGCAACCGGCTTAATGCAGCTGATGCCCGATACCGCAGCCTGGGTTGCAGAGCAGATGGGGATTGAATTTGAAGTTCAGGATCTCCTCGATCCGGAAATGAACATCATGATGGGGTGCTGGTATTTAAACTACTTGAGCCGACGCTTCTCCAGTTTCACCGCAGCCCTGGCCGCCTATAATGGTGGACAAGGGAATGTGCAGCAGTGGTTGGCTAAGGAGCAGTGGGATGGCAGTTTCGAATCAGCTTCCGATATTCCCTTCTGGGAGACTCGTACATATCTACGCAAATTATCCTATACGTGGAGCATCTACCGTAGGATTTATGATAAAGAGCTAGGAGATTGA